In the genome of Zobellia nedashkovskayae, the window TTTCATGCAGTTGCTTGTTTTTATTTTAGTATACCCCTTGTTATGGTTGATTTCCATACTTCCTTACCGACTTTTTTACGGGTTTTCTGATTTTGTTTTCTTTTGGGTCTATCGCGTCGTAGGATACCGAAAAGATGTGGTGCGACAGAATCTAGAATTGGTATTTCCGGAGAAAACAGAAGCCGATATAAAAGATATTCAGAAGAAGTTTTACCACCACATGTGCGATATGTTCCTAGAAATGGTGAAAACAATGCATCTGTCTAAAGAAGAGGTAAAAAAACGCTACACCGTTAAGAACATGGAAGTGATACAGGAAATTGAAAAGAAAAAAACAATTCTTGTAGTTTGTTCTCACTATGCCAATTGGGAATGGAACGTTAGCATGAATAATTATGTGAGTTCTAAGGGTTATGCCGTTTACCAGAAAATAAGCAATACCTATTTTGACCGTTGGATAAAAAATGTCCGTGCGCGCTGGAATACTACACTTATTACAAAAGAAGAAACCGCCAAAACCGTTTTACTGAATTACAAGAACAACGTAACGGGAATTTTCGGTATGGTAAGTGACCAGTCTCCGCAATGGCACCGCGCTCATTATTGGGCAGAATTTATGGGGGTAAAAGTACCTGTTATTAATGGAGCTGAAAGCTTAGCAAGAAAAATGGACCTTGCGGTAGTTTTCCTGAAAGTATCAAAAGTAAAGCGTGGCTATTATAGTGCCGAATTTATTCCGATTACAACTGCTGGTTCTTCTACAGAAAAAAACGAAATCACCGATGAGTTTCTTCGTCTTGCCGAACAACAGATTCGTGAGCAGCCAGAATATTACCTATGGACGCATAGACGTTGGAAACATAGGGACAAGGTTCCTGTGGAGTTTCAGTAACCCTCTTCCTTCGACTGCGCTCAGGAAGGTGTTATTTCAATTGCGTGTATACTCTAGAATCTGACTGCGCTCAGGAAGTCGCTACTTCAATTGCGTGAATCTTCAAAAATCTGAATGTGCTCAGAAAGGTATTACTTATATCTGATAAGATTTAAGAGAAAGTATTTCTCTATTACACATAAAAACGCT includes:
- a CDS encoding lysophospholipid acyltransferase family protein; the protein is MQLLVFILVYPLLWLISILPYRLFYGFSDFVFFWVYRVVGYRKDVVRQNLELVFPEKTEADIKDIQKKFYHHMCDMFLEMVKTMHLSKEEVKKRYTVKNMEVIQEIEKKKTILVVCSHYANWEWNVSMNNYVSSKGYAVYQKISNTYFDRWIKNVRARWNTTLITKEETAKTVLLNYKNNVTGIFGMVSDQSPQWHRAHYWAEFMGVKVPVINGAESLARKMDLAVVFLKVSKVKRGYYSAEFIPITTAGSSTEKNEITDEFLRLAEQQIREQPEYYLWTHRRWKHRDKVPVEFQ